GCGAACAGACACTGTGTCTCTTTCTCGACGGCCTGATACTGAAAAAGCGCGGCGCCCAGAGCGCTACAAAGGGAGATCCGCCGGGAAGTGCGATCCCTCTTTCAAACAATGCCATTCTGAAGAAAATAAGAGTTGCGCTTCAGCTGAAGGATGGTGATATTATGGACGTCCTGAGGCTCGCCCAGGTGAAGCTCTCAAAATCGGAAGTCAACGCCTTCTTTCGCGCAGAGGGGCATGAAAACTACAAGCCGTGCGGCGACCAGGTGTTGAGGAACTTCCTGAAAGGGCTCACCATC
The DNA window shown above is from Geomonas sp. RF6 and carries:
- a CDS encoding DUF1456 family protein → MNCNDVIRRVRYALSLNNTAMVEIFRLVGHSVKQSEITSYLRKEGEEGYQECSEQTLCLFLDGLILKKRGAQSATKGDPPGSAIPLSNNAILKKIRVALQLKDGDIMDVLRLAQVKLSKSEVNAFFRAEGHENYKPCGDQVLRNFLKGLTIRYRQEPSQTKNPENGEGQAS